One genomic region from Microcystis panniformis FACHB-1757 encodes:
- a CDS encoding type II toxin-antitoxin system RelE family toxin: MQVEFRRLFFRDLGAIKDRKLRQRIEAVIAEVEAANNLAELRNIKAIEGHPSYYRLRIGDYRIGIYVEENMIAFVRVVHRKEMYRYFP; encoded by the coding sequence ATGCAAGTTGAATTTCGTCGCCTTTTTTTTCGAGATTTAGGCGCTATCAAAGATCGTAAGCTACGACAACGAATTGAAGCTGTCATTGCGGAGGTAGAAGCGGCCAATAATCTAGCTGAGTTAAGAAATATCAAAGCTATTGAAGGCCACCCCAGTTACTATCGGCTAAGAATAGGAGATTACCGCATAGGTATTTATGTTGAGGAGAATATGATTGCTTTTGTCCGAGTTGTACACCGTAAAGAAATGTACCGTTATTTTCCCTAA
- a CDS encoding type II toxin-antitoxin system HicA family toxin, translating into MTTKIRDVIKLLEKDGWFLVNTVGSHRQYEHPTKRGKVTVAGKLSDDVRKGTLASILKQAGLK; encoded by the coding sequence ATGACTACGAAGATTCGGGATGTCATTAAATTATTAGAAAAAGATGGCTGGTTTCTCGTTAATACAGTCGGTAGTCATCGCCAATATGAGCATCCAACAAAAAGGGGAAAGGTGACTGTTGCTGGCAAATTAAGTGATGATGTTCGTAAAGGAACTTTAGCTAGTATTCTTAAACAAGCAGGGTTAAAATGA
- a CDS encoding sugar ABC transporter substrate-binding protein, with product MQSLMLRVKTAWRSKKIRGIISLLLLFILMPIFLYACFSDLPTQSSEQLQGTLSVWYPEEGNLTEVLGLGLQEFEKLNPQVTILEQAIPVDEIPERFFKQSQSGLGASVILIFSRNIPRLVSQGILEEIDQKNLDLSIYYPPTLKQVSYQGKIYGIPLGSRTNVLCYNQKKLQVSPDPELKQPPTSLEGLVERARKGYSVGIVSSFEDTFWGMAIFGGYLWDDQGRLQPRLYGWAKWLEWLKFAASQPNFILNRQRELLHDAFARGRLTYYVCSSIEIADLKNSLQDDLRVALLPQETQGKAAPILYTRVMVFNRNNSDNENRLGLALGKFLTNPEQQLQAITQTESFIPTNRRVQIEGKLLPIESVLLQQSQNVVAVPLDDWEKSNQILEQGEFWYERAIAGEISSSAAAEKLTLYIQSGLD from the coding sequence ATGCAATCCCTAATGCTCAGAGTTAAAACTGCTTGGAGAAGTAAAAAAATAAGGGGAATTATATCGCTCCTATTGCTTTTTATCTTGATGCCAATTTTTCTTTATGCTTGTTTTAGTGATCTTCCTACTCAATCATCGGAGCAACTGCAGGGAACTCTCTCGGTTTGGTATCCAGAAGAGGGAAATTTAACTGAAGTACTAGGTCTCGGGTTGCAAGAGTTTGAAAAATTAAATCCGCAAGTGACAATTCTCGAACAAGCTATTCCTGTCGATGAGATACCCGAACGTTTTTTTAAACAATCTCAAAGCGGATTGGGTGCGAGTGTTATTCTAATTTTTTCGAGAAATATACCCAGATTAGTATCTCAAGGAATACTGGAGGAAATTGACCAGAAAAATCTAGATTTATCTATTTATTATCCTCCAACCCTGAAACAAGTTAGCTATCAAGGAAAAATCTATGGCATTCCCTTAGGTTCTCGTACCAATGTACTGTGTTATAATCAAAAAAAATTACAAGTTAGTCCCGATCCGGAGCTAAAGCAACCTCCCACCAGTTTAGAGGGATTAGTGGAACGTGCGCGCAAAGGTTATTCTGTGGGGATAGTTTCCTCTTTTGAAGATACTTTTTGGGGAATGGCAATTTTTGGCGGCTATTTGTGGGATGATCAAGGCAGGCTGCAACCTCGCCTATATGGTTGGGCAAAATGGCTAGAATGGCTAAAATTTGCTGCTTCACAGCCTAATTTTATCCTCAATCGTCAACGGGAATTACTCCATGATGCTTTTGCTAGAGGCCGCTTAACCTATTATGTGTGTAGTTCTATTGAAATTGCCGATTTAAAAAACAGTCTACAAGATGATCTCAGAGTCGCTTTACTTCCCCAAGAAACTCAAGGTAAAGCAGCACCAATTCTCTATACACGGGTGATGGTATTTAATCGCAATAATAGTGATAATGAAAATCGTTTGGGATTAGCTTTAGGAAAATTTCTCACTAATCCCGAACAACAATTACAAGCAATCACCCAAACAGAAAGTTTTATTCCCACTAATCGACGGGTGCAGATCGAAGGAAAATTACTACCGATCGAATCGGTATTATTACAACAATCTCAAAATGTCGTGGCAGTTCCTCTGGATGATTGGGAAAAGTCGAATCAAATTTTAGAACAAGGAGAATTTTGGTATGAAAGAGCGATCGCTGGAGAAATATCTTCCTCAGCAGCGGCCGAAAAACTGACACTTTATATTCAATCAGGTCTTGATTAA
- a CDS encoding chromosome partitioning protein ParA: MGFSPCRLLIWTLLGLSFPVPSVLAEAIDDGKAIAPLTVAPSFCEGFTPLTNRVAPLVFEGETRTEELPDSACAKDLAGVGAPVLPASPPTEPTPARTPNAPENPAPQGQEDRGWQIKFQPYATIPINTYGTATARGRTVNYHLDLGEVLQSLRVTGSARVEAWNGRFGLIFDGYYASLRNVINLQKTRVREPNFINSLNWLLSRDANQRIQKAINGLEGISQSVDRIQGLKEEGSFQEAGDKIRALRQDIALKTEQLSQLPAAAQELRDQIRQEVALREEQLQELETAIDNARQRFQQEIVPKIEQAQELKTTLAEIRLEVRQEVERKAERLNEFKQALDSLQGQLAERQNTLQEMVVKIQTLPEVDIGEIRDNIDIRDLRDLEKKIAELPRDPAFSDRLGNLKDFQEKLSQIQEALARGQEKIQELRGLKDSEPLQQLQGKIQELQQLKDREPLQQLQGKIEELRQTKDSEILQQLQAKVQELQQLKDSEPLQQLQAKLQELRELKDSEPLQRLEQEIQNARESLEQLEQTMQQVQEFADNRQLQQLEADSETNLQFDQGIYDFAVSYHIGAPISHELPEKPSNRSFPLIWFQPYAGLRLNSISIDIEETLTVQLSSPLVNFSQTFQQTFSQGRTWFEPLLGGKFGVQVSDPITLWIRGDASGFGLAGDTDLSWNLLFGVDWWVNRQISLQFAYRFYGIEYKNGSGDNAFGFTENFNGPFLAATFHF; encoded by the coding sequence ATGGGATTCTCGCCATGCCGCCTGCTGATCTGGACTTTGCTCGGTTTATCGTTTCCTGTCCCCAGTGTTCTCGCCGAAGCGATAGATGACGGGAAAGCGATCGCTCCCCTGACCGTTGCCCCTTCCTTCTGTGAGGGTTTTACCCCCTTGACCAATAGGGTCGCCCCCTTGGTATTCGAGGGGGAAACCCGAACCGAGGAATTACCCGACAGTGCCTGTGCCAAGGATCTGGCGGGAGTAGGAGCGCCCGTTTTGCCAGCCTCTCCTCCCACAGAACCCACCCCGGCTCGGACCCCGAACGCACCGGAAAATCCCGCTCCCCAAGGCCAAGAGGATCGAGGTTGGCAGATTAAATTTCAGCCCTACGCGACCATTCCGATCAATACCTACGGAACCGCAACGGCCCGGGGACGTACCGTCAACTATCATCTCGATCTCGGGGAAGTATTACAATCGCTCCGGGTGACGGGTAGCGCGCGCGTGGAAGCCTGGAACGGTCGTTTCGGTTTGATTTTCGACGGTTATTACGCCAGCTTGAGAAACGTGATCAACCTCCAGAAGACAAGGGTTCGAGAGCCGAATTTTATCAACTCCTTGAATTGGTTGCTGAGTCGGGATGCCAACCAGAGAATTCAAAAAGCGATCAATGGACTCGAAGGCATCTCCCAGTCGGTCGATCGGATACAAGGATTAAAAGAAGAGGGGAGCTTTCAAGAGGCAGGAGACAAAATTCGAGCCTTACGACAGGATATAGCCCTAAAAACCGAACAATTAAGCCAATTACCGGCGGCAGCCCAAGAATTGCGCGATCAGATACGGCAAGAAGTCGCCCTTCGGGAGGAACAATTACAGGAACTGGAAACGGCGATCGATAACGCTCGGCAACGTTTCCAGCAAGAGATCGTTCCGAAAATCGAGCAGGCGCAGGAACTAAAGACGACCCTCGCAGAAATTCGACTGGAGGTGCGGCAAGAGGTCGAGCGAAAAGCCGAGCGCCTAAACGAATTTAAACAGGCTCTTGACAGCCTTCAAGGACAATTGGCCGAACGCCAGAATACTTTACAAGAAATGGTCGTAAAAATTCAGACTCTCCCCGAGGTGGATATAGGTGAGATTCGGGATAATATCGATATTCGAGATCTCCGGGATTTAGAGAAGAAAATAGCAGAATTACCCCGCGATCCTGCCTTTAGCGATCGGCTAGGAAATTTGAAGGATTTTCAAGAAAAGCTCTCGCAAATACAGGAAGCACTGGCTAGAGGGCAGGAAAAAATTCAAGAATTGCGGGGGTTAAAAGATAGCGAACCCCTGCAACAACTGCAAGGGAAGATTCAAGAGCTACAGCAGTTAAAAGATAGGGAACCCCTGCAACAACTGCAAGGGAAGATTGAGGAGTTGCGGCAGACTAAAGATAGCGAAATCCTCCAACAACTGCAAGCGAAAGTTCAGGAGCTACAGCAGTTAAAAGATAGCGAACCCCTGCAACAACTGCAAGCGAAACTCCAAGAGTTACGGGAGCTAAAAGATAGCGAACCCCTGCAACGACTCGAACAAGAAATTCAGAACGCCCGAGAATCGCTCGAACAACTAGAACAAACAATGCAACAGGTACAAGAATTCGCCGACAATCGCCAATTACAGCAACTCGAAGCGGATTCGGAAACAAACCTACAATTCGATCAGGGCATCTACGATTTCGCCGTCAGTTACCACATCGGCGCTCCGATCAGCCACGAACTGCCCGAAAAACCCTCTAATCGCTCTTTTCCCTTAATTTGGTTCCAGCCCTATGCGGGCCTTCGTCTCAATAGTATCAGCATCGATATCGAGGAAACGCTTACCGTACAGCTATCCAGTCCCCTCGTCAACTTCAGCCAAACCTTCCAACAAACCTTCAGTCAGGGGAGAACTTGGTTTGAACCGCTCCTCGGCGGGAAATTTGGGGTACAGGTGTCCGATCCGATCACTTTATGGATTCGGGGAGACGCTTCCGGTTTCGGGCTGGCCGGCGATACAGATCTAAGCTGGAACCTCCTCTTCGGAGTCGATTGGTGGGTGAATCGCCAAATTTCCCTGCAATTCGCCTATCGTTTCTACGGGATCGAGTATAAAAACGGTAGTGGCGATAACGCATTCGGTTTTACGGAAAACTTTAACGGACCCTTTCTCGCCGCCACTTTTCACTTTTAA
- a CDS encoding mechanosensitive ion channel family protein, giving the protein MNNNIPSLSEIIANQLLFLGRRNVQNQLTIIFLSLILAWLLSKWLWSYLEKRFPHVTTFIHSDKKLTIRQYFAILIQFLNFPVISLILLDLSYLIFFGQNWTRGMISLCIKLMWFYLVYRGLLAGLYAKFSVKTIKYYHLRLLAPLLLLLLLRTIISFYNNIQEIAQVSPFNLFNSPITLRSIFILIIAPYFLVIIVILIESIILSITNLNQQASRGEIEATLLLGRYFFIVLGFILILGYVGVNATAIAAITGGLSVGIGFGMQQVVSNFISGILLLFEKVLKPGDIINIEGQTSQVKKLGIRATTVQILTDNSEKIIPNQKFFTEDVTTYTGSDNLIYCSIVIGVGYNSNAQQVMNLLLDIADQHPHILKNPQPVAFFLNFGDSSLNFELKFWLDDVNRKKRVISDINCAILAKFTQQGIEIPFPQQNIHIRND; this is encoded by the coding sequence ATGAACAACAATATCCCCTCTCTTTCGGAGATAATTGCTAACCAATTATTATTTTTAGGACGCAGAAATGTTCAAAATCAATTAACGATCATTTTTCTGTCTTTAATTCTTGCTTGGTTATTATCAAAATGGTTATGGTCTTACTTAGAAAAAAGATTTCCTCACGTCACCACTTTTATCCATAGTGATAAAAAATTAACCATCCGTCAATATTTTGCTATCCTGATACAGTTTCTTAATTTTCCAGTTATTAGCCTAATTTTACTTGACTTAAGTTATCTAATTTTTTTCGGTCAAAACTGGACAAGAGGAATGATTAGTTTATGCATAAAATTAATGTGGTTTTATTTAGTTTATCGTGGTTTATTAGCTGGATTATACGCCAAGTTTTCCGTCAAGACAATTAAATATTATCATTTGCGGCTTTTAGCACCTTTATTGCTATTATTACTCCTGAGAACAATTATTAGTTTCTACAATAATATTCAGGAAATTGCTCAAGTATCTCCCTTTAATTTATTTAATAGTCCGATCACATTGAGAAGCATATTTATTTTGATAATAGCTCCCTATTTTCTGGTAATTATTGTTATTCTTATAGAAAGTATAATTCTGAGTATTACTAATTTAAATCAGCAAGCTAGTCGCGGTGAAATTGAAGCAACTTTACTTTTAGGACGTTATTTTTTCATTGTCTTAGGTTTTATTCTCATCTTGGGTTATGTGGGAGTTAATGCCACGGCAATAGCGGCAATTACTGGCGGTTTATCGGTGGGTATTGGTTTCGGTATGCAGCAAGTAGTCAGTAATTTTATTAGCGGTATTTTACTATTATTTGAAAAAGTTCTCAAACCCGGTGATATCATTAATATTGAAGGGCAAACTTCTCAGGTAAAAAAGCTAGGTATTCGAGCGACAACAGTGCAAATCCTCACGGATAATTCTGAAAAAATTATCCCCAATCAAAAGTTTTTTACTGAGGATGTCACCACCTATACGGGTAGTGATAACTTGATTTATTGTTCAATTGTTATCGGAGTTGGTTATAACTCTAACGCACAACAGGTGATGAATTTATTGCTAGACATTGCTGATCAACATCCTCACATACTTAAAAACCCGCAACCAGTAGCATTTTTTCTTAATTTTGGTGATTCTAGTTTAAACTTTGAATTAAAGTTCTGGTTGGATGATGTCAACAGAAAAAAGCGAGTAATTAGTGATATTAATTGTGCTATTCTCGCCAAGTTTACTCAACAGGGTATCGAGATTCCCTTCCCGCAACAAAATATTCACATTCGCAATGATTAG
- a CDS encoding type II toxin-antitoxin system HicB family antitoxin, which produces MIDKYLIVLEKSETGFSAYSPDVLGCVATGATLEETTEQMRSALALHLADVENLPQPRGIDAYLEALRDSEGEAFFLTHIPIDQVLVKS; this is translated from the coding sequence ATGATCGACAAATATCTAATTGTTCTCGAAAAAAGTGAGACGGGATTTTCAGCTTATTCACCCGATGTATTGGGTTGTGTAGCAACAGGTGCGACTCTAGAAGAAACAACGGAGCAAATGCGATCAGCTTTGGCTTTGCATTTGGCAGATGTTGAAAACTTGCCCCAACCGCGAGGGATTGATGCTTATTTAGAAGCTTTGCGAGATTCGGAAGGAGAAGCATTTTTTCTAACTCATATTCCCATAGATCAAGTGTTAGTTAAATCTTAG